The proteins below are encoded in one region of Lactuca sativa cultivar Salinas chromosome 3, Lsat_Salinas_v11, whole genome shotgun sequence:
- the LOC111877858 gene encoding thioredoxin-like protein HCF164, chloroplastic, with the protein MARVSSNPVGLHKFRPSCIHPAIKSLRFVNPSVHSRNRKLRFQRLYCQTEPNPTDSNSEKNSIVESGSDKDDKITEVTDSPSGGGLPALPNKTINRRVAVASVLGAVGLFASGRLDFGVSLKDLSAASLPYEEALSNGKPTVVEFYADWCEVCRELAPDVFKVEQQYKDRVNFVMLNVDNTKWEQELDEFGVEGIPHFAFLDKNGNEEGNVVGKLPKKYFMENIDALATGKPSIPHARVVGQFSSAEARKVHQVSDPRSHG; encoded by the exons ATGGCTCGAGTTTCTTCAAATCCCGTCGGACTCCATAAATTCCGGCCGTCTTGTATTCATCCCGCCATAAAATCTCTTCGTTTCGTAAATCCTTCCGTTCATTCTCGCAATAGAAAGCTCAGATTCCAGCGGTTGTACTGCCAAACTGAACCTAATCCGACCGATTCCAACTCCGag AAAAACTCGATTGTTGAATCTGGTTCTGATAAAGATGATAAGATTACCGAAGTTACAGATTCTCCAAGTGGTGGTGGATTACCTGCTCTCCCAAACAAAACCATCAACCGCAGAGTTGCAGTAGCGTCTGTTCTTGGAGCAGTAGGTCTGTTTGCATCAGGTAGACTTGATTTTGGTGTTTCTTTGAAAGATCTTTCTGCTGCATCCTTACCTTATGAAGAG GCTCTTTCAAATGGGAAGCCAACTGTTGTGGAGTTTTATGCAGATTGGTGTGAGGTTTGTCGTGAATTAGCTCCAGATGTTTTCAAAGTTGAGCAACAATACAA GGACCGAGTAAATTTCGTTATGCTAAATGTTGATAATACAAAATGGGAACAAGAACTAGATGAATTTGGTGTTGAGGGTATTCCAcattttgcatttttggataaAAATGGTAATGAAGAAGGGAATGTAGTGGGCAAGTTGCCCAAAAAATACTTCATGGAAAATATTGATGCACTTGCTACTGGAAAACCATCAATCCCACATGCCCGAGTTGTTGGTCAGTTTTCAAGTGCTGAAGCTAGAAAAGTCCACCAAGTATCCGACCCGAGAAGTCATGGTTAA